In the genome of Caenorhabditis elegans chromosome IV, the window GCAGGTGTTTCAGAAACTGTGGAAGTGCTTTCACTCGGTGCAGATGGAGAAGATGGAACAGAAGAGGATGATGGAGCAACAGGCAGTGTAGAAGGTATAGATGGAATAGATGGTGCTGATGGTGAAGATGCAGGTGGAATAGGTGCTTGTGTAACAGACTTAGATTGTTCAACTGGAAAGTATGAAGGTACGGTCACTTCAATATTTTGACCAACAGAGGATGAGTTAGAAGGCGGTTTAACGGAAGCAACTGAGGAAGATTGTGGTAAATTTGAACTTAAATATGAAGGTTGTTCAGCAGATGAAACAGACTCTGTAGAGATTGCCTTTGAAGAAATATACTTGGAAATCATATCAGGAGTCCATAATCGAGCGGATGCCGGTGATAATGTCTCCTCTGGAAGAATTCTAGTGTTTTCCTCTTCTTGTTCTTCAGATGATCCGTCAGTTTCTATGGAAGCAGTTGTTGGGTAATTAGATGAAGCTCTTGAACCAGCAACAACAATTATTGAACTAGTTCCAGGTGGAGTTGGAGAAGAACTTCCAGTTTGGAGTGAACTTggataaattgtttttggagCCAAAGGAGGAGTTATTCCTGGTCGATGAGTAGTTGGTGTTGGACGAGTTTGTTGTGATTGATGACCTGTGGTTGATGGAGCAATATTAGAAGGAACGGTAACCGTGGGTGGGGCAACCGGTGGAGCCAAGGTCTTTGAAGAAATGGCCCACGGTGGAATTGCAGAAGGATGCGACGTTAATCcaagttttgtttttggttttagaGGAGAGGGAGGTGTTCCTATTGTTGGAATTGTTGCCGAGTTAGTTTCAGCGTCAATGTGTTCAGTTACAGTTGTACTCTCAGGAGATGCCGACGGAGTTACTTCAACTCTCGGAATTGTCGAttctttttccgtttttgatAGATCCCCAATATTAGATGAAATCGTCGgttgatttatttttgtttcaggaacTTTTGGAGCAAAACTTGAAACTGTAGTCGGTTTGATTTCAGTTTGTTTTGTTATTAAAGTGGGGAAAGCCGTAGACTTTGAGAACTTCGAAGACGACGATTGGGATGTGTACATTGCCATGATCCAATCAGGGATTGTAGCTGGTTTCCCAGATGATATAATTGAAGTGATTAAAGATTGACGGCTATTCTCTGATGTTGGCAAAACGGGTGAACTAGTTACTGCAGTTGTCGGGACAGTTAAGTCAACATCATAGTCTTCCATTGATGGATCCATAGGAGTACTACTATCAGTAGTGGTAGGAATTTGGAGACCGGAACCAAAAGAACCAGATGAACCAGATGATGAATCCACAAATTCTGATGGTGGAATAGCATTCATGAATCCACTTTCggattttggaagttttgcaGATGCCGAAAGAGAACTCGCAGGAGGAGAAGCGGTACTTAATGTTTCATGTGGTCTTGGGAACAATGCGTAGGGTGGTACTATACCCTGTGGTCCGGGCGTCGGACGAGACTTTGcagtcaaaatttgtgaagtgGGAGCGCTTGGCTGGGATGATGTTATCTCTTCCATTGTAGAAACTGATGAGACTATCGGAGAAGAAGACTCTTCAGATATCTCCACAACATTTGAGGATGCCTGAGTTGGTTCTTGTGTTTGAAGGTCTGAGCCAGAAGAACTAACAGAAGAAGACGACGGAGTTGTTTTCATTGATTCTATTTTTGATGATGATACTTTTACGGGTgccgaagaagaagaagaagtcggCAAAGAAGAACCGGTGCTTAGAGAATTAGATGATTGATGTGTTCTTGGGAATAATGCGTAAGGTGGTACAGCACCAGGGGGTCCAGGAGTTGGTTGAGATTGAGAAATGGATGCAGTTGTCCCGGATGGTGTTACCTCTTCCATAGTGGAAACTGCTGGGGCAGCAGGAGATGAATTTTCGAATGCATCAACAACAACATTCGGAGTAGTAGTAGCAGCTGAGATAGACGGCGGAGTTGCTTTAAATTCATTCTTGGAGTGAGATAGTTTTTCTGGCAATGAAGGTGCAGACGCAGAATGAACATCAGTACTTGCGAAGGTCGacgatttttgtgtttttggaAACGATGTGTAAGGTAGAGCAGCACCAGTTCCGCCAGGAATCGAAACTGGTTTTCCGATTGGTTCTTCAACCGATATAACCTCGCCAGAGTTTTCCATAGCTCCAGTTTGTGGAGATTTCgtatttaaatgtatttttgaaccAGTTGATACTGGAAGCCGGTTCGAATTAGAAATCTTTGACGAAACCGGGTGATTTTTAGAGGAGTTCGCTGTTGATCGTGTCGGTTCCATCGATGGAATTGATGACGGTGTACCGAAAATAGGTACTGTACTCTCGATTGGAATTGATTGACTTGGAGGAGAAGGAGagttatttgaaacatttggtACTGAAGGTGCACTAGTAGATTGCCGGCTTGCAGGAAGATTGGAAATAATAGGCAATTCCGAAGGAGTAAGCAAAGTTTTTGATGGTCGAGATGATGGTAATGCAACATTGGGTGGTGATCTTGTTGTACGGAGTTCTTGTTGAATACCATCGGAATCCACAGATAGTGTAGGAAATGTTGGTGGTATGGTAGTTGGCTTCTTATCTGGGGAACTTGTGGGAGCTGTCGCATACGGTGGAATAATTGAAGGAGAGCTTCCTCTAGTTGGGTGCCGTGTACTTCCAGTTATACTTTCTTGTCGTGGTGGAGGAATTGGTCCTTTTGAACCAGGAAgcttttcttgtttctttcCATCATGACCAAAATGCGAAGATGCAGGTGTTATACTGGTTTCACTTAAGTTGCTAAACTCAGATGGTTGATTATGTGCATTTCCATCCATTTCATTATTAGACAAGTTATCAGATGGATTAACAGACGATGGCATACGGCCAGTGATGGTGCTTTTTGGAACTGAAGATGGCAAGTTAGAAGCAAagcaacaaaatattttttaaaaaatctgcaaaaatatcaaagcAATGCGGGTTTAGTTTTCATACCTGTGGTGggtgtttttgttttggaaatattttcaatagaatTCTCTTCCGAAATTGAACTAATCTCAGGACGACGTTCCGATGGATTGACTTCTTCTTGATCTACTTCTCCACCTTTATCTTCTCCTGCGCCGCTATTATATGGAGATTTTGGTGGTGGAAGTGCAATCATAACTGGAACATCAGGACCAGGCGGAGGGCCTTCTGGTATAGCATTAGGCGATGAAGGAGAAGGTGGTGCAGTTTGGATAGGTCCAGACGATGAAGGTTGTGATGGTGATGGTTCTGGATTTACTGCAGGGATTGATGGTTCTGGTTGTGCTGGAGATTCTCCAGATGGCATCGATGGCTTCGCAGGTTCGGATGGAGTTGGACCGTAAACAGGTGAAGATGGAGAAGGTTGTGGTGCGGGTGCTGGTGCCATTTCATGCGATGTTTCAGGAACCTGATTATCTGTTTGGTCAGGcgttttttcaacatttccagGCGCCACCTCTATCATTTCTGGAACTCTGGGAGCCGCAGGAGAAGAGCCATACGATGTCTTCACAGCATTTGGAGATGGCTGAGCTGGCCCTTCTGGGATTTTGGGGGCAGAAGGTGTCGGTTGAGCTGGTTGAGTCTGCTTTGGTTGTGATGGTTGTGATGAAGTTGGAATGACAGAAGGTGCTGGTGCTACAGGAGGAACTGCAGGTCGTGATGGTTCAGGTGCTGGTCCATATGTCGCCGGTGACTTAGCAGGAGCTGACAGTGTGATCGTAACCGGTACATTAGAAGCAGGAGATGGAGAAGGAACAGAAACAGAAGCAGGCAAAGCAACTCGAGGAATAGTAACAGATACAGAAGACGGAGAAGCTGGAGAAGGTGCAGACGGTGTTTCCGTCTCGTGAATTTGAACGAAAGTGGATTCACTTGGATCACCTGGAGCCACAGGTAATGTTCTTGGAGGTTGATATGGCCCAGCAACAGATGGAAGTGGCTCAATTGGTGGAAGATTTTCTTCTTTCGGTGGTACTGCAACAGTTCCTGGTGCACATGGAAGACAACTGAGTTTTGTATTTCGCGATTCTGCAGCAGCGTTATCAACGGTCAATGGATTTGCATACGAAGTTGATCTTTTTGAGTTGATACCTGAAAGAAATGATTCACGTGCACCACGCCCCACCTTTTGAACCTAGTTCCCGCTGGAAAACTTATCAAAATAATAGATCAATGGAGCAAAAACCCAGACTTCAAAGAAAATGGAACCTCACCCAAATGAACTAATTTGGAACTTACCATTTGGCAAAGTACTTTTTTTGACGGGCTTCGAATCTTCGAAAGCATCATCATCAGGTTcttctgtaaaaataaattgattgaaaaatagcgGAAAAATGAttctgtttttgaatttatcgTATTCAAATGCTAATCTCTACTAAAAACTAATACTAATACTAAATTGATCTCAACAAGAAATAAgtgatttaaaaatacactttACAAAACTTTATATCCGACGAACAAGTACACTTAATTCTCTAATTTTGTGTCACTAtggttatttgaaattattgttaaTGTTATAAGAATAATGAGTATAACGGCAAAACGTGCTGTCGGTTATTTGGTTGATTTATTAAAAGTTTGTAAACTTTGTTATTTACCAAAAACGGATGTTACagtgttttcgaaaaacggcGGAGCAACTGGCGTTTCCGCAGTATACGATGAGACCtcctttttcacaattttatcgTCAATATCCGTTGCATCATTGCCATCTGTCGGATCATCAGAAAGTTCTGGTGTAGTTGGAGGATTCGTACTAACTGTCGTTGTTTCTTCTGTAGTGAATTCTTCCGTTGTTGAAGGTTCCGTTGTTGACGGTTCAGTGGTTGTTTCTTCCGTAGTTGTGGCAGAAGTGGTAGTTTCGGAAGTAGTAGTTGTTATCTCTTCCGTAGTTGTCACTAATACAATTTCAGCTGTTGATGTTGAATCACCATCCGAATGACCAGAATGTCTTCCAGATCTATCCAATGGCGCTTCTCCATCAAAATCTCCACTCAAAGGCGAAAATTCTGTCATTTCTGGTGGCATAAAACCAGGTGGTTTCATTTCAGGTATATGCCTTCTTGATGGTGGTGGAGGATACCTTGAATGCGATCTTGGAGAAGGATTCGGACGTCTGGGAGGTGGAGGAGGTTGAAATTGGGACCGAGAAGGAGATCCGACATTATCATTGATTAGTGTTCTCGGCATTGCGGACAGACCTGGTTAGGAGTTAAAGTTAGACAACATTATTACATGAAGTTTCTAATAATATTAATACCATCATATCCATCTGGGAAGACACCGTCTTGATTTGATTGTACCGATTGCCATGCTTCTAGATTATTGCCTGAAGTTAAAGTTAATTCTGTAACTGACATGCAAAAGAGATAGGCAGAAGAAAACTTCAAGCAATAAATTATGTATCAGTTAATTTAATAACATACCTTCATTTCCACCCTCATAACCGCTCGGCTCAAGACTTCTtatctggaaaacaaaatgataatcaagaaaattttaaaaagttaatcgAAAATTCTACAATAATTTTCGTTTCGTTGTGTTACACTTACATGTTTTACAACTCTTTTAGTACCATCACGGTTTTCGGAAGATGTAAGAAGTTCTTCTGAGTTCACTTTCATTTCAATTGAAGCTTCAGCGACTGGTTCTGAAACTTATTCGTCACAATTGCagtaatatattttaaatagtATAAACTTTTAGAATTAGCCAAACTTATTGTAATTACATAAAACAAAGATCATAGTTTTGGTCGATGTTAGAAATTGTCGaattaataattaatattAATAACCAACTTATTTCCATAAACTTACcatttgaggttttcaaatcGTTAGAGCCCAACCAAATATTAGGAGAAGTTGGAGGCTTTGCTGTAATGACCATAGGAGGATCTCCGAACGACTTCGAGATGAAACGAGCACGGTTAACAGAAGATGCACCCATCACGAATACTAAGTTAATTGTGTTAGAGTATTATTCAACCAAAAAGATGATAAgatattaaaatatattagaaCCTTGTGTTTtccaattgaacattttcaattaaactcacctaaatccgaaaaatctCTTCTTCCAACTTTTCTATCAGGAGGTGGCGAGTCATTCAACCATGCTGATCGTTTAGGTTTCCACACTCCGTGCGCCTGAAAAATAATGCTATGAAGAAGAATAAATATTAGGGAAAATTTACTGTGTTTGAAGAATACTCTGCCGGAGCCActcgaaatctgaaaatgtgaaagttAATTCAATAGAGGTATGGTTTTATTGCTGGCAAATGGTctataactttttgaacagactctttaaacaaatatttaatttgtgAGATGCTGTGAAAGTCATTTATGTTGTGAaagtcattttaaaatttacctaCATAGGATTTACTTTTGATACTTGTGTGTTATAGAAAATTAGACTCTCCGAAtatagatttttctatttcttaaTTATTCAAGAAGGATTTAAATGATAATGTAAGCTAATCTTATTTAAGCAATTTTGAAAGACTATGGTTTTTCTGCAGctttcacgaaaaatttgcATGCGACCTACAGCTTATCAGAACTTGAAAAGTGGcaaccatttcaaaaaactgttatCTCAATGTTCCatttatctttaaaatgaTATGTTTTACTATtagtaattttgaattaatcaCTTTCATTTTTGGTAAAGCTGTATCTATATCActacttttgaaattctctCAATATCCTAATTCCCAGCTCTACTAAATCCGTCTCATCGCCGCTTTTTACTATCGTTTTCATCTAGAATCTACTAATTATTAGGagaaatctcttttttttggaaatcgattTTACTAATTCATACTTAGACCGTTTATTTCAAACTGCTATCCATAGTTTTTTCGAGATACAACACATGTTTCATTCCATTTAAAGGCGACTTTGTCCGTTTTGCGGACGGCTTTCAGTAGTAAAAAGGTCATTATTAGTATTCAATTCGTGATTGTTTATGGCGCGACGCCGACGTGCTTCTCTTTTCTATGATTGGTGGGAATATGGCAGAAGAGACATTGACTTAAAAGCGTGTTtctgtatttttgtttttcatatcCAATTCTTCCTGTTCCGTCAAATGAATTAGCACtatataaatttgttttcagtcaAATGTTTCTTAATGTGAgaggaaaaggaaaataagATCAAATGTAGCCGAATAGGAAATTGGCCGGAAGTtattccttcaaaatttttcaaaaagtttgaccACTGAGCGGATCGAACGCCCAACCTTTCGATCTGGAGTCGAACGCGCTACCATTGCGCCAAGCAGTCACGTTTTTTCTCTGAGTTTATTAGCTCTTACATCACTCTCTAACAGGCGGGAAAATCAAGATAAGAGTTTGCGGTCACTTTGATAGTGAGAAAGGATGGGAGAGAAATGGTCAGCGGTCTTACTAGGGAATGGTGTTACCCCTGCAATCGCTAGGAGGACAAAACaaagtgaaaatggaagatcagatctatggctacaagaatcagtttttggaatctgCTTAACTCGGTcccaaagctgaaattttcggtcTTAAAAAGTAGtcctttttttgctcaaaatgccgTTTTTCGTGTGTAGAAGTGGCTACATAAAAGTTTGGCACTGCAGCCGCCGTTCGAATGGCCGATTGGTGAACTCTTGTGCTCATTAATCTAAAGGTCACGGGTTCGTTCCCCActaggtattaatttttttttgaatttttcctctagcatgaaatatgcacaaaaacacggtttcttccgttttttggtaacttcggaataaattttttggttcctgggaatcataaaagtaatttggaaactttttggaagttttctttttttgataaattttcacttttctcccacctgtatgcacatttttttcttcaaaaataatttttcaaaattttttcaaaaagtgtttggtTTGAAAGAGCAGCATTAGTTTGGatatttctacgattttggaggatcaaatgtcatttttagGAGAAAACCACTGTTGTTTTCTCTAGACTTTTTCACGAAAAGGACCTACTTTCAAAGACTTCCAGCTCCGTTGAcgagtaaaataaaaaaaagttgtcaactgcaaagttattttaaaagtaccAATAAACAAATTGTCAGTTGAAGTTACTCTGCTAAATTTTATGGGTAGAGAGATATGGACATTAGTAATTAAGTAAGTTAAAGCTTCACTTCGATTAGCTATATCTCTCTACCCATAAAATTTAGCAGAGTAACTTCAACTGACAATTTGTTTATTggtacttttaaaataactttgcagttgacaacttttttttattttactcgTCAACGGAGCTGGAAGTCTTTGAAACTAGGTCCTTTTCGTGAAAAAGTCTAGAGAAAACAACAGTGGTTTTCTCctaaaaaatgacatttgatcctccaaaatcgtagaaatatCCAAACTAATGCTGCTCTTTCAAaccaaacactttttgaaaaaattttgaaaaattatttttgaagaaaaaaatgtgcatacaTCAGGtgggagaaaagtgaaaatttatcaaaaaaagaaaacttccaaaaagtttccaaattacttttatgattcccaggaaccaaaaaatttattccgaagttaccaaaaaacggaagaacccgtgtttttgtgcatatttcatgctagaggaaaaattcaaaaaaaaattaatacctagTGGGGAACGAACCCGTGACCTTTAGATTAATGAGCACAAGAGTTCACCAATCGGCCATTCGAACGGCGGCTGCAGTGCCAAACTTTTATGTAGCCACTTCTACACACGAAAAAcggcattttgagcaaaaaaaggaCTACTTTTTAAgaccgaaaatttcagctttgggACCGAGTTAAGcagattccaaaaactgatctgatcttccattttcactttGTTTTGTCCTCCTAGCGATTGCAGGGGTAACACCATTCCCTAGTTAGTTACCTAGAGTatcttactttttttttttgagattttgattaatttcacAAAGTTATACTACAATATTTCCCAATCCATGGAACAAATAACATAACTGCTAATCGGAGAAGAGACAAAGTGAGAGTTGTTTTGGCTAATTACCAGTtttcgaagaagaagaaaccgCTATATCCGATCAGAAGTCGTCATTGCTATCGTATTCGGATCGGCGCCAAAATATTCGCGCGCTCATGCCATGTCAAGTGAAGTCATTTAGTGGTTCACATAAAACTATTTGTTTCTTGTTTCTCACACAAATTGGACGACACGCGTGCCATATTTAACGGTCAACTGCAGGATTTAATTATGAGGGCTTTTGTAGAAAGTGTTAGAAAAGTGCAGTGAGAAGAAAATGTGTTgcgttttccaaaattttcctaaaGATGTTGTAACGCAGTGAATACTAAATTGTTGCCGGAAATGGTTCAAGCAGAGAtaccaaaaaaatcttaaattatAGTTGAGCTTGACATAAAATCTCTTGAAATTACACGCCGAAAAGCTAGAAATTCTCAGAGTTAAAAACCATTGGCCTGCCTAAACATTAGGATTAATTCCTGTTAAATTAGGTCgaaaaattatgtgaaatAAATATACGTTTCAACAGATCTCTTGAAAATAAAGCAAAACTAAATTGAGACCGGAAACAAAATGAAGATTTGTGATTCTAGGGATCCAAATTAAATCTTTTGTAGAGTGAAATACTCAGGTGTTGGAAAGACGAGAAAAACGATGGAAATGCATAAAATTAGAGATGAAATGATTGAATGAAGTCGGCATAATAAAAAAGTAAGTAGATAGTTATTGCGTAAGAAAGGAAACGTACTCGGAATTATGTTGCTGCTGTTGAAAGTACTGACGGGCCGCCGTGACACTGGCGATCGTCAGTGTTAGAAGCACGAGACGACGCATTTTGAATTCAGATGCTCATAAACTATGACACCTTCTTCTTACTTTGAATTAGCCTTATATGATGACTTGTGATTCTTCGAGGGGGGCAAATCTAGGAGGTGACGCTTCAAAAGAGGGGGGAGGCGATAGACAATGACCGTTGGAGGAGTGAGGGCGTGGACTGTCTCTACTGCTGTTCatgtagaagaagaagaaacagaGGAAGATGAAAGccaaggaagaagaagaagaagctgaggATGCTACTAGTTTGCTGATCTGATGCGCCGATATTGTAATGAACGGGGGATATAGAGAAATACAGAAAGATTGAAAAGAGTAAGCCTTTTTTGGAAGCGAGGAACGATGAATggttttttaagtgaaaaacttttgacaggaaaaagaagaaaagaaagataAATGTTTATGGAACAACAACATGgtaatcaaaaaatctaattctTCAGCTTTCTTGGCGAAATCTAATTGACAAGGTGCAGACATTGGTGAAacaaatgccaaaaattcatatgaataattaaaaaaaaacaactattaTTTCAATCAAACGTTCGGTGAAATAATCAGaggttttgaaaactaaatataaataaattcttCTAGAGGAAATATAAATTCTGTGCCTGATTCTGAATAGTCTTTACAAACTTTGGTTATTTACttcttttatcatttttttatgaatgtaaaaaattatttgccaattttttccaaattgtgaAATCACTTTCACATTTCTCAGCCCCACCCTCAAGGGACTCCgtggtaggcaggcgtaggcaGGCGGTTTCAGAGTGTGTCGCGTGCCTGAAAACTCTCGGCCTAGTGACAGGCTCTTGCCTATTTTCAGCGTTTTGATTTACACATTCCTTATTTTCTCATACCAGTCAATCttatgaaaatcaaatcaagaaatttttaaaaaaagttagcaCGTTTTAGCAGATGGCGAGAGGGCAGCGGAGGTCGCCTCACGGTCAGGCAGGCAGACGTTTCAGCGACTACATGGATGCCCTAGAATTCTGTAATACTAGTGCACACTTTTCAGAAGCCCCCTATAATGATAGAACACGTTTTCTGAAACGTAATTTAGCTTTCTTTCGATGACaaagtgtttttgtttttgtatttttaaactttctccCAATAAACCACAAATCTGATACGGATGATCGTTTTCTGAACGTCAGGATGAATACTATCCTGTTAGTGACGCCTTTGTCACTTTCTTATGTGGCATCACTTTGTCCATTTAATGTCACACTGTTTGTCCACATGGAACTACTATACATTGCTTCTTCCAAgcgtgaaaaattgagatccATGTATGAATATATACATCTTCTCTCGggatttgtttcttttttcagaaaatcgaagtAAAAGAAAGTTGTTTGATTCTTTAGCATTCAATTACTTCCCCGGCAACCAAATACAAACAATCATTCTTCCACCTTTCATCCTTCTCATTCTTCCTCCCTTTTTGCCTAATTCTCCTTCCATATTAAATCAGGATTGTGTCATCTGCCAGAGACAGTCATCTACGTTCATAAGAAGGAGGATATTGCCTAATAGAACTTGTAAAGTGTATCAATTGCTGTCAACTGGTTTCTTCATATTATCAATGGTTTATTAGTGTTTCGTATTAAGCTGATGGTCAGCTTCTTCGAGTTACTTTGTTCCTTCGATCAATCAGTGAATCGGATTGATGGATAGACAAGTTGATCAACCATGATGAAAACATTATATTTCACTTTCatgcaaaacttttaaattgattttttgaaaattattgaagttttttcaaaaccaaaaaatttttggagtcgGTTAAAATTACCCttcttgaaacagtttttaaatttagtcccgcattttgaaaatcaagtaGAATTTATCGTTTTTCTATTACTATTCAGAATAATTATCCTAACATAGTGAAATGTGAgatctcaaaaagtttcaattccacatttagtaattttttcttgaaattagggaaaaatagaaagaacatgttttttgaattaacgATACAGTGGAATTGAAACATCATATATTTTTCGAGTCTAAAAACTAttcttgaaacagtttttttctattgaacGGTATTTGACTTCCGTCCAAAATTGACAACAATAATTTgctgtgaaattttttgatcagaAGCGTTTTGCTGTGAcctataattatttttacagcAATTTTTTCCCCCAAAGATTGATTTTATCTCTAAATGTGACATTAAGTTTTacaactgaaaatcaaaaccGGGACCACTTTCCACAGATATGAGATTTTCCTCTCAGAACAGCAAATCTTCGATGCATTTTGTGTTTGTTGGTTGGGTCAACGATAAGATCCCATATAACAGTCCGATGAAAGTGTATTTCATTCACCACACTACTTTCACTGCTACTccttttttaccaaaaacaattttatttgtaaaGCAAGATAAGTAATTAAAAACCCGATTTTCAGCGAAACAGTTGCATTTCTTGCCTAACGGTATCGTGTTCAAACATCATAAGTTTCTCGGAACCGGTGAATGTCGTAGATTTCCTTTGTGGAGAGAGAAGCTCGAGCCATTATTAGGGATTGAAGGCCGTAATTTCTGATCTGAAAGATAAATGAATCATTACTAACCAGTAAATAATGTGTGTGTGGTTTAGCAAACAAAACGTGTTTCAATGTTAGCAAAAATATCTATTAATTCTAATAAGTGAATCTGTTACTATTTACCACTCGGTCTAtaacttcaaattaaaaacagaTGATTAGCTTTTGTTTCTGAACtaacaaataataaaaaccatATTAAGCAACAAAGAGCACACATTAGTGCTAGTGGAAGTGATAAGGGAATCACAAGCGTTTAGATCAACCATCTATTCAAACCTTTTTTCAGCCAAGTCTTTCAGTAGACTTTGTCCATAGTTGTGTCATTTCATGCTGAATTGAGAAAACTCcaattatcattattttcacaattaaacCAGCATTGTTGTacataactttaaatttaaaaaaagcataCCTCAAGTTTTGGAGTTGGCTCATTCTTGGGCCAAAGTCTTTCCGATTCCAACTGATTATCATGAAGTTTCTTTCTTTGATGAGTATCGCAAAGAACTCCTGGACAACATGTGCAACATCTCGTTA includes:
- the daf-42 gene encoding Mucin-5AC (Partially confirmed by transcript evidence), whose amino-acid sequence is MRRLVLLTLTIASVTAARQYFQQQQHNSEFRVAPAEYSSNTAHGVWKPKRSAWLNDSPPPDRKVGRRDFSDLVFVMGASSVNRARFISKSFGDPPMVITAKPPTSPNIWLGSNDLKTSNEPVAEASIEMKVNSEELLTSSENRDGTKRVVKHIRSLEPSGYEGGNEGNNLEAWQSVQSNQDGVFPDGYDGLSAMPRTLINDNVGSPSRSQFQPPPPPRRPNPSPRSHSRYPPPPSRRHIPEMKPPGFMPPEMTEFSPLSGDFDGEAPLDRSGRHSGHSDGDSTSTAEIVLVTTTEEITTTTSETTTSATTTEETTTEPSTTEPSTTEEFTTEETTTVSTNPPTTPELSDDPTDGNDATDIDDKIVKKEVSSYTAETPVAPPFFENTVTSVFEEPDDDAFEDSKPVKKSTLPNGINSKRSTSYANPLTVDNAAAESRNTKLSCLPCAPGTVAVPPKEENLPPIEPLPSVAGPYQPPRTLPVAPGDPSESTFVQIHETETPSAPSPASPSSVSVTIPRVALPASVSVPSPSPASNVPVTITLSAPAKSPATYGPAPEPSRPAVPPVAPAPSVIPTSSQPSQPKQTQPAQPTPSAPKIPEGPAQPSPNAVKTSYGSSPAAPRVPEMIEVAPGNVEKTPDQTDNQVPETSHEMAPAPAPQPSPSSPVYGPTPSEPAKPSMPSGESPAQPEPSIPAVNPEPSPSQPSSSGPIQTAPPSPSSPNAIPEGPPPGPDVPVMIALPPPKSPYNSGAGEDKGGEVDQEEVNPSERRPEISSISEENSIENISKTKTPTTVEQSKSVTQAPIPPASSPSAPSIPSIPSTLPVAPSSSSVPSSPSAPSESTSTVSETPAPVNVNPASNEHEAEEGPYEPLSPPQPAEPNHVEEYQNTVDTIIEKSATPAPAPVTQPAVQPAPGPVEHRYEIPAPGPAPGPALEPAPAPTSAPQIVEPLPPVQPLPQPQPTEPEEPLPIATPAPQPTEHTYGAQGPNIVPVVTAAPYVPQETQAPIAPSNPEPVQPNPSQTVSIPEPTGNIEEAEHVDAKPSYPGQSSYNNLEEDHEEGHIAELPALEPVSVPTAAPSLPGESNYSNLEEDHDDKHHLVEGPSVPSTPTQTSSGSSYSILEEDNQETNNSGGPSYSTVDISAEIDVGKGGEQQSSETKTETKSETLTSGKDNEYEEQDYETETQPTEDESEDHVESISSFDKEQVPQVVVPTKPAGGYRDGGMVENTAPQPTTYQRPHPIKVQVRPATKPYRPRPSPAPRIQPRPYNPQPVVVQRPQFRPQPQPRPQPQPQPQPQPQPQPQQPYIQRPALTLPFQQPQYPPPIPFQPRPAPFIPFQPMVQRPSPAGCCGGQLFSQQGGLCMPISFNPCQQQQQQNNCGGGCGGGCSGGGNSCGGGCNSGGSCGGGGGGCSSSCCQPQTSACCNQMVSTCCQPQQMACCNQQNQSCCPQQAQQSCCCPTQQPICRHKRSLGYAMGICQRRRA